The Streptococcus mitis genome has a segment encoding these proteins:
- a CDS encoding restriction endonuclease subunit S, with protein sequence MIRNKKWGTFLLGDEKVFTLHSTLNGIDKNKLIDDGEKIFPYITRSKSNNGLDMFVSKQSYPINKGNVIIIGLDTQTVFYQEADFYTGQNVQLLYNEYLNKNVAMFLIPIIKKQLEVLNWGGNGATLGRLKKKRVSLPITDLGFPDWNFMGEYVQNKLNKINNNYQLPKQHIITDFRELDEVEWGEYLVSDYFDIIKSKIDHETPLPYISAKKEFNGFKSWELSPKNFYPRNTISWNKIGDGGAGLAYFHPYDYSMDDINCISIKSKDELDEYCNLFIVRMLSQYFGVFNHGHTLSKRRFLRTKIMLPTKNKLPDFQFMEQYMKRMENRIIQKMEQ encoded by the coding sequence ATGATAAGAAATAAAAAATGGGGGACCTTTTTACTAGGTGATGAAAAAGTTTTTACACTTCATTCGACATTGAATGGAATAGATAAAAATAAACTAATTGATGATGGTGAAAAAATTTTTCCATATATTACTCGCTCCAAAAGTAACAATGGATTAGATATGTTTGTATCCAAACAATCATATCCAATAAATAAGGGAAATGTTATCATAATTGGTTTGGATACTCAAACAGTTTTTTACCAAGAAGCGGATTTTTATACTGGTCAAAACGTCCAACTTCTCTATAATGAATATTTAAATAAAAATGTTGCAATGTTTTTGATTCCTATTATTAAGAAACAATTAGAGGTTTTGAACTGGGGAGGGAATGGAGCAACTTTAGGTAGGCTTAAGAAAAAAAGAGTGTCTCTACCAATTACAGATCTTGGCTTTCCTGATTGGAATTTTATGGGAGAATATGTTCAAAACAAATTAAATAAGATCAATAATAATTATCAGCTTCCTAAACAGCATATAATTACTGATTTTAGAGAATTAGATGAAGTTGAGTGGGGAGAGTATTTAGTTTCAGACTATTTTGATATTATTAAATCAAAAATAGATCATGAAACTCCATTGCCTTATATATCGGCAAAAAAAGAATTTAATGGTTTCAAGAGTTGGGAACTTTCGCCTAAAAATTTTTACCCGAGAAACACCATTTCATGGAATAAGATAGGTGATGGGGGGGCAGGATTAGCTTACTTTCATCCATATGACTATTCCATGGATGATATTAACTGTATTTCTATAAAATCGAAAGATGAACTTGACGAATATTGTAATTTATTTATTGTGAGAATGCTTTCTCAATATTTTGGAGTATTTAATCATGGGCATACATTATCAAAAAGAAGATTTCTGAGAACAAAAATAATGTTACCTACAAAGAATAAATTACCTGATTTTCAATTCATGGAACAATACATGAAGCGAATGGAAAATCGCATAATACAAAAGATGGAACAATAA
- a CDS encoding DUF5960 family protein: protein MSRKELYENRLQMDYFSDNYIRFEEDFQKYSSMDVPLTFLVDDILRTMAMNQKNYFKLNKENSKDGRDHYFHFEVSESQLIRKLSI, encoded by the coding sequence ATGAGTAGAAAAGAACTCTATGAGAATAGATTACAGATGGACTATTTCTCAGACAACTATATTCGATTTGAAGAAGACTTCCAGAAGTATTCTTCAATGGATGTTCCATTAACTTTTCTAGTTGATGACATCCTTAGAACAATGGCAATGAATCAGAAAAACTACTTCAAACTTAATAAAGAGAATTCTAAGGATGGGCGAGATCATTATTTTCATTTTGAAGTGAGTGAAAGTCAATTAATAAGAAAATTAAGTATATAA
- a CDS encoding HsdM family class I SAM-dependent methyltransferase — protein MANEATATDQYVRREIEKFGVRYDEQGSSHPEIAKALKGASKQGKSGVGKPEFVMQILDYLIVIEDKRDSDKLIKLTEDGSIAKDIPSLSGFAVNGAVHYANHIVTKTSSFDEVIAIGITGDEEFHSIQPILVSITEEGITEKELPKLTDLQELHPNNINEWYSVNVLNEYSIEQKRIFELQNVSKELHEDLRNYASLEGENKATVISAILLALNEEDFDIKKLTGNKYPKKTDGTEDKTRPAIDNDGMRILKAVKDYIASEGVMPEDKVNILLNKFSFLATNVRLNEKNETLGVTPLHYFTKKLQDKVIHHFKQNTDYDILGNFYGEFVKYGGSDGNGLGIVLTPHHITTLMTELINVLPTDYVLDPACGSGAFLISAMNRMTKLAKDEDEIKHIKQHQLLGIELQEKMFTVATTNMILRGDGKSNLQLNDMFSVTGEEIQKQRVNKILFNPPYSQGKTDKTLTEINFIRHALDMLVTGGKLAVIVPQSTMVGKSKEEKEYKKKILEKHTLDIVITVNKDTFHGVGTNPVIAVFEAGKPHDIDRKKVKFINFEEDGFVVRKHIGLVDDGNAKERRRYLFDVINGDEENYTTKFMVKSTIQAEDEWLHSFYYFNDEIPSAADFEKTIADYLSFQFDMYAHGRGYLFEVNDDKK, from the coding sequence ATGGCCAATGAAGCAACAGCAACTGATCAATATGTTAGAAGAGAGATAGAAAAATTTGGTGTCCGATATGATGAGCAAGGTTCTTCTCATCCAGAAATTGCTAAAGCACTAAAAGGAGCTAGCAAACAAGGTAAATCTGGAGTTGGAAAGCCTGAATTTGTTATGCAGATTTTAGATTATCTTATTGTGATTGAAGATAAAAGGGACAGTGATAAACTTATTAAACTTACCGAGGATGGTTCTATTGCTAAAGACATTCCATCATTGTCAGGTTTTGCTGTAAATGGTGCTGTACACTACGCAAACCATATCGTAACGAAAACAAGCTCTTTTGATGAAGTAATCGCAATAGGTATTACTGGAGATGAGGAATTTCATAGCATTCAACCTATATTGGTTTCTATCACTGAAGAAGGAATTACTGAAAAAGAACTTCCAAAGTTAACTGATCTTCAGGAACTTCATCCAAACAATATAAATGAATGGTATTCAGTAAATGTACTTAATGAATACTCTATTGAGCAAAAACGTATTTTTGAATTACAAAATGTTTCAAAAGAACTACATGAAGATTTACGAAACTACGCTTCGCTCGAAGGTGAGAATAAAGCAACAGTAATTTCTGCAATTCTTTTAGCCCTTAATGAGGAAGATTTTGATATTAAAAAATTGACAGGTAATAAGTATCCTAAAAAAACTGATGGTACAGAGGATAAAACAAGACCAGCAATTGATAATGATGGAATGAGAATTCTAAAAGCAGTTAAAGATTACATTGCATCTGAAGGTGTTATGCCAGAAGACAAGGTCAATATTCTTCTCAATAAGTTCTCATTTTTAGCAACGAATGTTCGACTAAATGAAAAAAACGAAACATTAGGAGTTACACCGCTTCATTATTTTACTAAAAAACTACAAGATAAAGTTATCCATCACTTTAAACAAAATACAGATTACGATATTTTAGGCAATTTCTATGGTGAGTTTGTAAAATATGGTGGTAGTGATGGAAATGGTCTTGGAATCGTTTTGACACCTCATCATATTACAACGCTTATGACGGAATTGATTAATGTGTTGCCAACCGATTACGTGTTAGATCCTGCTTGCGGTAGTGGTGCTTTTTTGATTTCTGCAATGAATAGAATGACTAAGCTAGCAAAAGATGAGGACGAAATCAAACATATTAAACAGCATCAACTACTGGGGATAGAGTTGCAGGAAAAGATGTTCACCGTAGCGACAACGAACATGATTCTACGAGGGGATGGCAAAAGTAATCTACAGTTAAATGATATGTTTTCTGTTACCGGTGAAGAGATCCAAAAGCAGAGAGTAAATAAAATCTTGTTTAATCCCCCGTATTCCCAAGGGAAAACAGATAAAACCCTAACAGAAATTAATTTTATTCGCCATGCGTTAGATATGCTGGTGACTGGGGGGAAACTAGCGGTTATTGTCCCTCAATCAACTATGGTTGGTAAATCTAAGGAAGAAAAGGAATATAAGAAAAAAATTCTTGAAAAACATACTTTAGATATAGTAATTACTGTAAATAAAGATACTTTCCATGGAGTGGGGACTAATCCTGTTATTGCAGTTTTTGAGGCAGGAAAACCACATGATATTGATAGAAAAAAAGTTAAATTTATTAATTTTGAGGAGGATGGTTTTGTTGTAAGAAAACACATCGGTTTGGTTGATGATGGTAACGCAAAAGAAAGGAGACGTTACTTGTTTGATGTTATTAATGGAGATGAAGAAAATTACACGACTAAGTTTATGGTGAAATCGACAATCCAAGCAGAAGATGAATGGTTACACAGTTTTTACTATTTCAATGATGAGATACCAAGTGCTGCTGATTTTGAAAAGACTATTGCAGATTATCTGAGTTTTCAATTTGATATGTATGCTCATGGCAGAGGATATTTATTTGAGGTGAATGATGATAAGAAATAA
- a CDS encoding DUF262 domain-containing protein, whose translation MDINVAQESTIKNLFSTFLTKDEQICYFSIPLYQRKYSWSEKQWEELFSDLCHSFAKADMNTDYWGNIIVYKKDSENNYELVDGQQRIITLLLLIASLGSIEKNDGYLPLKFNDEQNSVWVKIAENSRLTQDEKRHPFNRAKNYFTTLVSEKEVDKQALLDHLLRTKISVIIVNDELESNLLFGRLNTRGISLNDVDLIKHSLFYATERRLPPTGDDVVLQKWNNLVQTTSQMNISIDEFISKWWEIHYELSEHSLYTSFLDELDTSEYLNFLDSLLSVATEIKELKINSGTDNKIGRNLKWLLKISPSRQLLPIIISIQETSFGRHAKVSLFELLTVFEFIRAISPQTDFSNLEEEYLRFSKTLLSEVTGKPLSEREIMVEIKKLKVKMRELLPDLEDFLNNFTKLRWDDSDRWEGSGHEKMLSTYAIYTLNNWLDVINHGAGAEYRTRDDDEYSIEHIRAKKNATNGELSPEYLIGNLVVFEKQPNNDLGDVDVGEKISAYRKSSYPQMKELIFKNKRKHTQSYRTKYAMEWDIKDFTIAAIENRGRYLANAFYDKVLELLE comes from the coding sequence ATGGATATCAATGTTGCACAAGAAAGTACAATCAAAAATTTATTTTCGACATTTTTAACTAAGGACGAGCAGATTTGCTACTTCTCGATTCCTCTTTATCAGCGAAAGTATTCATGGAGTGAAAAGCAATGGGAAGAGTTGTTTTCTGATCTCTGTCATTCATTTGCTAAAGCAGATATGAATACTGACTATTGGGGAAACATTATTGTTTATAAGAAGGATTCAGAAAACAACTATGAATTGGTTGACGGTCAGCAAAGAATTATTACCTTGCTGTTATTAATTGCTTCTCTCGGGAGTATTGAAAAAAACGATGGATATCTTCCTTTGAAATTTAACGATGAACAAAATAGTGTTTGGGTTAAAATTGCTGAAAATTCAAGGCTTACGCAAGATGAAAAGCGTCATCCATTCAATAGAGCTAAAAATTATTTTACTACTTTAGTTTCTGAAAAAGAAGTTGACAAACAGGCATTATTAGATCATTTGTTAAGAACGAAGATATCTGTAATAATTGTCAATGACGAACTAGAGAGTAACTTACTTTTCGGCAGATTAAATACTCGTGGTATTTCGTTGAATGATGTTGATTTAATTAAGCACAGTCTATTTTATGCTACAGAAAGAAGATTGCCTCCAACTGGGGATGATGTTGTCTTGCAAAAATGGAATAATTTGGTTCAAACAACCAGTCAAATGAATATCTCTATCGATGAATTTATTTCGAAGTGGTGGGAGATACACTATGAACTTTCAGAACATAGCCTATATACTTCCTTTCTTGATGAATTAGATACCTCTGAATATCTCAATTTTTTAGATTCTTTATTATCAGTCGCAACAGAAATTAAAGAATTAAAAATTAATTCAGGAACAGATAATAAAATTGGAAGAAATTTGAAGTGGTTGCTTAAGATTTCTCCTTCTAGACAGTTATTACCTATAATTATCTCGATACAAGAAACATCTTTTGGGAGACATGCTAAAGTGTCGCTTTTTGAGTTGCTAACTGTATTTGAATTTATTCGAGCTATTTCTCCTCAAACTGATTTTAGTAATCTAGAGGAAGAATACCTGAGGTTTAGCAAAACACTGTTAAGTGAAGTCACAGGAAAGCCGCTGTCTGAGCGAGAAATTATGGTTGAAATTAAAAAGTTAAAAGTAAAGATGCGCGAATTATTGCCTGACCTTGAAGATTTCTTGAATAATTTTACCAAATTAAGATGGGATGATAGTGATCGCTGGGAAGGTTCTGGACATGAAAAAATGTTATCTACATATGCCATCTATACACTAAACAATTGGCTAGATGTCATAAATCATGGTGCAGGAGCTGAATATCGAACCAGAGATGATGATGAATACTCTATTGAGCATATCAGAGCGAAAAAAAATGCTACAAACGGAGAACTGTCTCCAGAATATTTGATTGGGAATCTTGTAGTTTTCGAAAAGCAACCAAATAATGATTTAGGAGATGTTGATGTTGGTGAAAAGATTTCAGCATATCGTAAGTCAAGTTACCCTCAAATGAAAGAACTAATTTTTAAAAATAAAAGGAAACATACTCAGTCCTATAGAACTAAGTATGCAATGGAATGGGATATTAAAGATTTTACTATTGCTGCAATTGAAAATAGAGGAAGGTATTTGGCTAATGCTTTTTATGATAAAGTTTTAGAATTATTAGAATAA
- a CDS encoding ABC transporter ATP-binding protein, which produces MAMIEVQHLQKNFVKTVKEPGLKGALRSFIHPEKQTFEAVKDLTFEVPKGQILGFIGANGAGKSTTIKMLTGILKPTSGFCRINGKIPQDNRQDYVKDIGVVFGQRTQLWWDLALQETYTVLKEIYDVPDSLFYKRMDFLNEVLDLKEFIKDPVRTLSLGQRMRADIAASLLHNPKVLFLDEPTIGLDVSVKDNIRRAITQINQEEETTILLTTHDLSDIEQLCDRIFMIDKGQEIFDGTVSQLKETFGKMKTLSFELLPGQSHLVSHYEGLPDMIIDRQRNSLNIEFDSSRYQSADIIKQTLSDFEIRDLKMVDTDIEDIIRRFYRKEL; this is translated from the coding sequence ATGGCAATGATAGAAGTGCAACATCTTCAGAAAAATTTTGTGAAGACTGTTAAGGAACCGGGGTTGAAGGGGGCTTTGCGTTCCTTTATTCATCCTGAAAAGCAGACCTTTGAAGCGGTCAAAGATTTGACCTTTGAGGTGCCCAAAGGGCAAATTTTAGGATTTATCGGGGCCAATGGTGCTGGGAAGTCGACAACCATCAAAATGCTGACCGGGATTTTGAAACCGACATCTGGTTTTTGTCGGATTAACGGCAAGATTCCGCAGGACAATCGCCAAGACTATGTCAAGGATATTGGTGTGGTCTTTGGACAACGCACCCAGTTGTGGTGGGATTTGGCTTTACAAGAGACCTACACGGTCTTGAAGGAGATTTACGATGTGCCAGACTCGCTCTTTTATAAGCGAATGGACTTTTTGAATGAAGTCTTGGATTTGAAGGAATTTATCAAGGATCCTGTGCGGACTCTTTCACTTGGGCAACGGATGCGGGCGGATATTGCGGCTTCCTTGCTTCACAATCCCAAGGTTCTCTTTTTAGATGAGCCGACCATTGGTTTGGACGTTTCCGTCAAGGACAACATTCGTCGGGCTATTACCCAAATCAATCAAGAGGAAGAGACAACTATTCTTTTGACTACTCATGACCTGAGCGACATTGAGCAACTCTGTGATCGGATTTTTATGATAGACAAGGGGCAGGAGATTTTTGATGGAACGGTTAGCCAACTCAAGGAGACCTTTGGAAAGATGAAGACTCTTTCTTTTGAACTGCTACCAGGTCAAAGTCATCTCGTCTCTCACTATGAAGGCCTGCCTGATATGATTATTGATAGACAGAGGAATAGCCTCAACATTGAATTCGATAGTTCTCGCTACCAGTCGGCTGACATTATCAAGCAAACCCTGTCTGATTTTGAAATCCGAGATTTGAAGATGGTGGATACGGATATCGAGGATATTATCCGTCGCTTCTATCGAAAGGAGCTCTAA